From a region of the Actinomadura luzonensis genome:
- a CDS encoding arginine repressor, with product MTIPMTKAARQAKITDLLRRQAVRSQPELAKLLADSGVEVTQATLSRDLDELGALKLRAEDGSLVYALPGEGGARIPVARVGAGESPSARLQRVAEELLVSAEASANLVVVKTPPGAAQFMSSAIDHADWESILGTVAGDDTILVITRDPQGGQAVAEALLKVADRRS from the coding sequence ATGACCATCCCGATGACCAAGGCGGCCCGGCAGGCGAAGATCACCGACCTGCTGCGGCGGCAGGCCGTGCGCTCCCAGCCCGAGCTCGCCAAGCTGCTCGCCGACAGCGGCGTCGAGGTCACCCAGGCCACGCTCTCGCGCGACCTGGACGAGCTCGGCGCGCTCAAGCTCCGCGCCGAGGACGGCTCCCTGGTGTACGCGCTGCCCGGCGAGGGCGGCGCCCGCATCCCGGTCGCCCGGGTCGGCGCCGGCGAGTCGCCCTCCGCCCGCCTCCAGCGCGTGGCGGAGGAGCTGCTGGTCAGCGCCGAGGCCTCGGCCAACCTGGTCGTCGTGAAGACCCCGCCCGGCGCGGCGCAGTTCATGTCCTCGGCCATCGACCACGCCGACTGGGAGTCGATCCTCGGCACCGTCGCGGGCGACGACACGATCCTCGTCATCACCCGCGACCCGCAGGGCGGCCAGGCCGTCGCCGAGGCGCTGCTGAAAGTCGCCGACCGGCGCAGCTGA
- the argF gene encoding ornithine carbamoyltransferase: MTRHFLSDDDLTPAEQAEVLDLAEAMKKDRFGYRPFAGPQTVAVLFDKPSARTRVSFHTGIGELGGLPLVVDNVAALMGRGEPAKDLARVLDRQVAAIVWRTGGQELIEEMAAHSRVPVVNALTDQYHPCQILADLQTVREHLGRTAGLTLAYVGDGANNMAHSYLLGGATAGLHVRVAAPAGYQPDAVVLDRAAAIAARTGGSVTALSDPAAAVQGAHVVATDTWVSMGQSGKEERVAALMPYQVNAELLEHAAPEAIVLHCLPAYRGYEITEDVLEGPRSVVWDQAENRLHAQKALLHWLATRP, encoded by the coding sequence GTGACGCGGCACTTTCTCTCGGACGACGACCTCACGCCCGCCGAGCAGGCGGAGGTCCTGGACCTGGCCGAGGCGATGAAGAAGGACCGCTTCGGCTACCGGCCCTTCGCCGGCCCGCAGACCGTCGCGGTGCTGTTCGACAAGCCCTCGGCCCGCACCCGCGTCTCCTTCCACACCGGCATCGGCGAGCTGGGCGGCCTGCCGCTCGTCGTCGACAACGTGGCCGCCCTCATGGGCCGCGGCGAGCCCGCCAAGGACCTCGCCCGCGTCCTCGACCGGCAGGTCGCCGCCATCGTCTGGCGCACCGGCGGGCAGGAGCTCATCGAGGAGATGGCCGCGCACTCCCGCGTCCCGGTCGTCAACGCCCTCACGGACCAGTACCACCCCTGCCAGATCCTCGCCGACCTGCAGACCGTCCGCGAGCACCTGGGCCGCACCGCCGGGCTCACGCTCGCCTACGTCGGCGACGGCGCCAACAACATGGCCCACTCCTACCTGCTCGGCGGCGCCACCGCCGGCCTGCACGTGCGCGTCGCCGCCCCGGCCGGCTACCAGCCCGACGCGGTCGTGCTCGACCGGGCCGCCGCGATCGCCGCCCGCACCGGCGGCTCGGTGACCGCCCTGTCCGACCCGGCCGCCGCCGTCCAGGGCGCCCACGTGGTCGCCACCGACACGTGGGTGTCGATGGGGCAGAGCGGCAAGGAGGAGCGGGTGGCGGCGCTCATGCCGTACCAGGTGAACGCCGAGCTGCTGGAGCACGCGGCGCCAGAGGCGATCGTGCTGCACTGCCTGCCCGCCTACCGCGGCTACGAGATCACCGAGGACGTCCTCGAAGGCCCGCGCAGCGTCGTGTGGGACCAGGCCGAGAACCGCCTGCACGCCCAGAAGGCGCTCCTGCACTGGCTGGCGACCCGGCCATGA